The DNA sequence GGATGTTGTTTATATAACGATTAGGTGTTCAAATTTCAATGTACAATACAGAAGCACATCATTTATAACTGGAAAAGAAGATCCCAGTGTTACACTTATGGGCTTTTTagtgagacagatgaaagaaaactTCTAAAGCAAAATGTGTTAAGAAGAGTTCAAGATGTGTAACTGGAAGAGAAGCAGAGCTAATTCAGTATTTGTGCATTGCTCTTAATTTAGAAAAAGCAGAATTAGGTTTAAATGCTTACCTCACATGTTTCCCATGAATGAGAGACAGTACACATAAGTTCACCATGTTCCAAGATGTGCTGTTGTCGTAGCGCATGAGATTAAGGGCCATGGCGACGTGGGAATGACAGTTATCGAAGCACAAATTGTGCTtcaagaaaacagagaaaagcaatcATTATATGTGTAATGATGTATAAATATGCGTGTTAAAGAGTTCTAAAGATTGTCTTACCGGCCTACATTTATATTCCTCGGATGCATCAAGAACTGCTTTGTCCCATGTAGCAGCACCATGGCCACAAACTTTGTCCACGTCAAGCTTCCAGTACCTGCAACATGTTACCATTTCATTAACTAATAATCCATGTTTTTAAAGTGGCTGATCTGTGTTGCAACAGCATCATAATGGTTTGATCAAGCATCTTACTTTGTTGGTCTACCAAAGCCCATGTTGTCCTCCTGGAAATAAATGAAGACATTTAGCTGCacaagtgactttttttttttttgtttaaatgccGTAAACTAAATATGCAGAGGATTACTGattgattatattataatgtattcAGCTGCAGCACTCTGCAACTCACATGCCATTTGTATTATGTTTATTTCCATCACTGGACTCTCCTGAGACTTGAGGAGAGAAATGGCATGTGAAATGGGATCAATTGTGTATGAATGCTACAAGTTACTCACTGAGACAAAGTATGATCCTGCAAAATCTCTTATGACTCCAGAAGAGGTGCATATACCCATGTGACCAATAAAGGGGAGCAGCCACCTGCAGGATGCAAATGTATAAATTAATTTCGACTGTGGAGCAAAACATATAATATTTGTTACATTGTGGAACAGGAAAATATAGCATAAAATACCCccatatacaaatataaatgttgtgCTTTAGCTAATACATTTGACGTAGCAAAACGTTTGAGCCAGAAAAGAGCAAGAGACAATTCAGCTACTTACGATAAAATAGGAATGGGTGTCCAGACTACGCAGAACGGGTAGCGGTTGTTTTTTCTGTCGCTTTTCAAGAAATCCCCGTTATAGTTCATCATCATGTCGGTATCGTCCGTCTCCGCCATCACTGCCCGTACTGATCATAGCCTGTATGGGACTGACAGATGACTGTGACGGCGGGGGAAGCGGAAGCACGCAGGCGTCGCCTTCGCGGATTAATTCATCAGCAGTCGGTCAGTGAACGCACCACCGTTTACAACTGCGTGACTTATTTTTTTACCGCCATTGAATGAGTGCTgcaattttaaatgtttttttagaaaagaaaaaacaatatttattatttgcatctattgtatttttttcttttctttttcgcttctgcactgtaactttttaGCGTTTTCAAGGGTCAGACCAAGCCATTAGCCTACATCACATATTTTAACaatgaaatgtacaaaaacgtctctcatattaaaataaaattttgATAGTGGCTACATTTGAGAACATATACATCAGACATTACCGCCTGAAAACGGTGTATATGTCACCCTGTTTGAGTTTCATTTTGCACCAACACTCAGAGGCTCAGCCAGGAGTGAACTTCATCACTTTAACCTCTACTAAAGCTGGGTCACCTCAT is a window from the Scomber japonicus isolate fScoJap1 chromosome 10, fScoJap1.pri, whole genome shotgun sequence genome containing:
- the LOC128366743 gene encoding transmembrane protein 222-like; translation: MAETDDTDMMMNYNGDFLKSDRKNNRYPFCVVWTPIPILSWLLPFIGHMGICTSSGVIRDFAGSYFVSEDNMGFGRPTKYWKLDVDKVCGHGAATWDKAVLDASEEYKCRPHNLCFDNCHSHVAMALNLMRYDNSTSWNMVNLCVLSLIHGKHVSWTAFLKTWLPFLMLCGVLGTFILTFNL